tcGTCTAGTCTTGCAAAAAATGGAAACTCTCACTTTTTAAGCAGGtttttctgtgtgaattttAGAATCACGGaattattaagaaaaacagTCGGTGCAAAAACGATACTCAGGTTTGGTAAAAGTCATAAAAGGCTTGCATTTAGAGGACATTTTTAAGGCGGACAGTGACCCAAGGAGAAACAAGGAGTGCAACTTAAGAAAACCCAACAACATAACAACAAACAGTGCAGTTCAAACTGGGAGCCGTCAAACTTCCTCTTTGACTTGGAGAGAAAACGTAAACATTTCACATACTGTATGGAGAATCACTGAGACGCTGGATTCATGACATCCCTGACTTCAAACGCTGTCCTTTGTTTCCAGCTGCTTTTAACACTGCAAAAGAGTCAATTTGATGCAGGTCTgaagccttaaaaaaaaatagaagaaaaaaagcaataaaccGACTTGTGTTCTCTTTATCGCAGGCATGCAAGTGGTTTCTCTGTAGGTAAAATCATCTTAAAACGACATATAAGCATCATTTGATCTCCTTCACCATAAACATTCAACAGTACATTTATCGCATTACGAGCATGTTGTGAAAGTTGTTACATCTTAAAAATGTCCAGAGTTCAGTGTAACAATATTGCGgcaatatttgtttaaaaatgcagagAGTCTCTGAGATAAAGTGACCAACGGGCTTGTGGAAAGCGGGAGTCGGAGGCACGAAGCGCAGAAGCTCGCATCACCCCCCCACAGACGCTCGGCTCAGCCTAGGAACGTCAGGGCGGCCATGATGGTGAAGCCCAGCAGGATGAAGAACACCTTGAGCACCTGGTTCCCGGCCGAGTTGAGCTCGTGCGGCAAGATTTCCATGAAGGTGATGTAGATGAAGGTCCCTGCGGCGAGCCCCTCCAGGATGGCCTGGATCAGAGCGCCGGCCGCCAGCTGCGCCTCCATCACGCTGATGCCGATGCCGATGCCCAGGGGTGACATCAGGGCGAACACGCCGATGTACGCGGCGATCCAAATCGGCTGAACGGCGCTCTGCACCAGCTTCACGGACAGGCTGAACACTATGATGCTCTTGTGGACCAGAATGGCGATGCAGATCTCCATCACCTGCAAAACCAAGAAAAGTTCTGGTCATTTCTGTACCTTTGCATCAGTGTTGAGCTTAAGCAAAACTGTTAGGGATTCTTGTAATGTGATGGAAACCCTGGAAGGCACTTTGGCACATTCCAGGCATCCAAATAGTTTTGCATAAGGTGTTTTGCATTACAGCCAAGTTGCAAATACAGAGCCCTCCGCACTTCTCAGCACCTCGGGTAAAATTGCGAGAATGATGATGGCCAACACCTACAGGCGATATTGGAGAAGAGGGGGGAAAGAAACACGCAGATGTATCGAGAACAGAGTTGTGACAAAAACTCATGGAAAGCGACACATTTTCCAGACTCAAATGTCTAAATTTTACCGACAACTTGTAGAATCTTCTGGATGTTTGAGTACAGAGtcttttgttttcacagcaCAGGGGTAGTCCAGTCGTTCAAAGACTTTTAGCTTCCACAAAACAACGGGTGAAGAGACGCATGACCCCTAGTGTGAGCTTGATTATGCAAGAATTTAAAGAAGGGAACAAAACAAGCACAAATGTGTAAACAGACAAGTCACACAGGTTAAAAAACAGCTATCCCCGATACTGACCAAATGCATGTCCGCTTCTGAATTTGAGGAAAgttacacaaaaagaaaatctaaaaaatgttcaacatatTTTCTGGAATCTagcaaacagaaacaatttAATAACTATAACTAAGTTAGAACAacaaaagtttggtctgatttaacacGAAcgtgtttatgtatttttattcagaatatttggtttcaactgtaaagtGAACAACGAGGTCTGAAATTTTTATCTGCACATATTTATCCAGACCAGCACAACTGGAATAGTGTGATAGGAAAACATAGCAACAGGCAAGAGATGGAAAACTACCCAACACTGTTTATCAAGCTGCTCCACTGGTACACACATGATGCTTTGTTCATTTATGCAACTAAATGCACATTgcagacaggtaaaaaaaaaaaaaaaatcttttattgcagcagcataaACTCACACTAAAAACTTCCAAATAAATCTAACCTTTAACTTATCATTTTCAGTGAGAAGAAAACTTCTGTGTTCAGCTTTCAACCAATTATTGGCACAATTATTGACCCCATTGCTGTCGATGCTCTGTACAAACCTCCTTTGACCAAATGGGCAATATTTCGTCTTCTCCTTTAGCGTTTCACGAGGGCTGAGCATACAGAAAAAGGGATCTTTGACCATTCCTCTTAACGTTATCTCTCTAGATGGTCCAGAGTCCTTGGCTCTTTCCACAGGTTTTCTCTTCAGCTCACACACTACATAAGAATCAGGCCTAAAGACACTGGCCATCAGAGGAGGTGAGCAATTTATCTGATGATTTAGTCATATGTTGTAAACCAGTTTATGATTTAAGACGTGATGAAGACCTATTTTCAAACTTGCGGTAGAGCCCAccatgttttcttcaaaatctcCACGTATCTTAAAAGATTCTGCAATGCCACTAACTCAAGCGTTCTCTTGACAAAATATGTCGGCAGGAACTATTGTTCTGAGTGGAGATTTGGGCAAGTTAAGGTGAGCTTGCTTGTGTTAATTTTCCCGCTTATTGCTTCCCTTCAGTGGCATGTTCTCAATTTTGgcttttcccattttgaagagtgagtaaaaaaaaaaaatagaggacAACATCATGTCATAGTTATACCCCAGAGAcagggctgcacaatatatgGCAAATCTATCATTATCGCACCATCACTGCACACAAAACACATATTGTGAAGAACTGCCTGCTTATGCTCAGACGAATAAGGAGTTATGGATTACTAATTCACTGATATGGATCAGTTTAATAGAGGAAAGCAGTAATGAACACAATGCTTCAGTTTGGTAGCTTGTCAGCAGGGCCAGTCCAAGGTTATATAGGGCTGTGAGGAGAACTGAATTTGGGGCCCATCGTCATGTTCAGGACATCAACACCAACAGTGTTTCAGCAAAAATGTGGTGGTATCTGGGGATGGGGGCGGAGCTTAAAGCAGTCAAGGATAATTGGTTATTATTTTCTGAGATGTGATTATGGACAAATTGAAGCTCAAATAGAAAACTTCAGATTGTGAAGTGTACCaaataaactttacaaattctttaaaatattaaaatcttttaatttactGATGCTGAAACCATCAAAGTCTGGTCTGGGCAGTGGGTTAGTTTGtatatgccttgggccggctctggTTATCCACAAACTAAAACCTGAGCATTGAGGCAATTCCAGTCTTGTCATGTCATGTCACTGCGATCTACTGCCATTCAATGCATTCTCAAGCTTTAAACTGAAAGTTTCCACTAAATATATCTCACTTTTCTGTAGGTGTGATTCCAAATTTGACTGGAAAagctttctcattttttttttctaacaacaaaagtaaaagcTCTGTAATGCTGCAAACAGAAAGCAATACAAAGCAACATGACACCTTAAGAGGAACAAGAAGAACCCTCTCCGTCTTCTCACCTTAGAGTCGGTGCTCTGCAGGCCAATAGCAAGCCCCTCAAAAACCGAATGGAGCGAGAGGGAGAGGAAAAGCATGAAGGAGCGAAAGGGGGAGTGAGCCTGGAAGTCGACGTGGACGTGGTGGCCGCTGTTCTCCAGGTCGGGCGCCGTCACGGCCCCGCTGTGGCTGTTCTCTGACAGCAGCGGCGCCCTCTCGCCGTGGTGAGCTCCTCTCAACTGACGGAAGCTCAGGACCATTTTCTCCAGGATGAGGACCGTGAAGAAACCCGCGGCCATGATGAACTCTGGCAGGGGGAAGCTGGTCTGTTGAAGATTGATGCAGAGGTGAGAGGATCAGGCTGGTGAAGTCAggcaaaactgtttttgtgaCAACTTggtaaataataacaaaaaaacccccctaCTGATTACATCAATGCTTCCCTTTGGCTTCTTTTGTTTATTCAAGCCTTTCACTTACTAAAGTGTTCACTCACCTTATAAAACAGACACATATTTACTcgttttgtaaagttttggaTCTAGCATTTGAAATTGCAACagtaaatatacataaaaatttgaaataattgttaCTCCTGGTCCTGCTTTAATTGGGACACACCTCCAACTTCTGAGCATCCATCTCTGCGCTGATGTCTGACAGGTAATCCGGGACGATGTCGAGCAAACATGCTGCCAGGAAAACGCCGCCGGCAAAGCAGCTGATTAGGCTCAGAACGGTCCGGTGAGCTTCTGCGAACCCAAAGAAGACGTCTCGTAAGCTTGAGGATTGAACAGGACAACAGAAATCCTGTCGTACAGCGGATATGAAATAATGTCACATGTGCAACTATTAAAAGATGGCGGTTGGGTgtgtaaattacaaaaaaagaacacaataaATCGTTTCAAAAcgttttctttctgtattttttttaaatgttgatatgtatttaaaaaaaaaaaaagagttccaATAAGCTGGGTGCATACATGTTCACACCCTTAAGCTGCTTTGCTGAGTCAGCATTCAGGCTTACTATAGACACGACTCCATGGCTGGTTGTTGAAACTGATCCCTACGTtttaatttttggtttaatttttcttttacaaagaacagacaACATAAAACAGTCTGGTTGAAAGAAGTAGTAATGTagagttgaaaccagatatttacatacgccgaataaaaagacacacacacacatttttttcccctcagtatCTGAAATTTAATCAGACTaggcttttcttgttttaactttgttagaattacaaaaaaatatattcctaTTTGCTAAGTGCCAGAAAACGTAGCGAGACCCATttattagtgattttttttctgtagctttCCTCAAATTCAAAAGTTCAATAGAAATAATCCTGGTGATTCTAACTAagctaaaacaaagaaagtatGTTTGTGCCTTTATTCGGTGAATGCACAGCAGCAGTGATATCACACACACTCATTTTGTACCAATATTGCCCTTTagtctatttttttaaaccacactTGGTAGAACGCATCCCCATGTCACCCTCTCTTGTTTCCTGTGCCAAGGAACTCATGTTTGATTCAACCAACCAACATTATGGCTCAGTTGTCTTGCAATCAGAAGGTTGTGAGTTCAATTCCAGCTTCGTCCACAACTTGTCAAAGTGCCCTTGGGCGAGGCACTTAGCCCCAATTTGCCTACTGATCCGTTTTAGTGCTGGAAGGGCAGCTGGCTGAATGAGGATTTGAGTTGGTTGTCCCAAAaaataagtaagtaaataaaatgaagcaaatgctgcaactaaattaaaaatatatatttgtgtgaCAAGGTGAACACCGATGCAGAGAGCAGATTCTTTCAGTCTTTTCTCCTCAAGCCGATTTGTTTGCTGCTCGGCTGAATTGTACGTGATAAATTTGACGTTAAAAGGCAGGAAAAGATTAAAAGTATTTGTCATGATCTATCATTTTTGCACAGATGTACAGTGTACAGTTTGTGAATAAATGCAACAGCTGgcagttaaattaattttaaaaaattaatgtttaatcCCAAACAGGAAGTACCTAAAGAAATTCTGAGTGTCTTGTGATCGTAGCCAACAGTAGAGGTCCAGATGACTCACACCCAGATGTTTCAGCACACACGGATGTAATGGA
This genomic stretch from Xiphophorus hellerii strain 12219 chromosome 4, Xiphophorus_hellerii-4.1, whole genome shotgun sequence harbors:
- the slc39a1 gene encoding zinc transporter ZIP1, producing MEYLLQVKIGALIGLLLLTLLFGFIPAKVRWFRDTNGTEAHRTVLSLISCFAGGVFLAACLLDIVPDYLSDISAEMDAQKLETSFPLPEFIMAAGFFTVLILEKMVLSFRQLRGAHHGERAPLLSENSHSGAVTAPDLENSGHHVHVDFQAHSPFRSFMLFLSLSLHSVFEGLAIGLQSTDSKVMEICIAILVHKSIIVFSLSVKLVQSAVQPIWIAAYIGVFALMSPLGIGIGISVMEAQLAAGALIQAILEGLAAGTFIYITFMEILPHELNSAGNQVLKVFFILLGFTIMAALTFLG